A single region of the Oncorhynchus keta strain PuntledgeMale-10-30-2019 chromosome 4, Oket_V2, whole genome shotgun sequence genome encodes:
- the LOC118376912 gene encoding transcription cofactor vestigial-like protein 2, whose translation MAGHSRSPQVVLKTEEQSNRVIFTYFQGDIGSMVDQHFNRALTKASKTKAPSGKGKKSRKAVKSESDSTSCQWVVPTPSWSEDHFPPVSGRLHLSSTNESLSSHRLALSSPDESTNPLAFAPRQHGGLGLPTMAYPHSMSHEGLGVTGQPYTNSLLNLLHSDQSEVAAGVASGSKPELLPSWMGQPGFRDPMNCDSGLQKRELYWY comes from the exons ATGGCAGGACATTCACGTAGCCCCCAGGTAGTTCTAAAGACAGAGGAACAGTCCAATAGAGTCATCTTCACCTACTTCCAGGGTGACATCGGTAGCATGGTGGACCAACACTTCAACCGTGCCCTCACCAAGGCCAGTAAGACCAAGGCCCCCAGCGGGAAGGGCAAAAAGAGCCGCAAGGCTGTCAAATCTG AGTCTGACTCAACATCTTGCCAGTGGGTTGTTCCAACCCCATCTTGGTCTGAAGACCATTTTCCCCCTGTGTCTGGTCGCCTTCATCTGAGCAGCACCAATGAGTCTCTTTCCAGCCACCGCCTGGCTCTCAGCTCCCCAGATGAGAGCACCAACCCATTGGCCTTCGCTCCGAGGCAACATGGTGGTCTGGGCCTGCCTACCATGGCCTATCCTCACTCCATGTCCCATGAGGGCCTGGGGGTCACTGGACAGCCTTACACCAACTCCCTGCTCAATCTCCTCCATAGTGACCAGTCAGAGGTGGCTGCAGGCGTGGCCTCGGGCTCCAAACCAGAGCTCCTCCCTAGCTGGATGGGTCAACCTGGCTTCAGAGACCCCATGAACTGTGACTCAG GTCTGCAGAAAAGGGAACTCTATTGGTATTAA